A genome region from Eretmochelys imbricata isolate rEreImb1 chromosome 8, rEreImb1.hap1, whole genome shotgun sequence includes the following:
- the PROB1 gene encoding proline-rich basic protein 1, translated as MIPAVKRNTVQFSRLGQPPEPDGLSGEGTFSDSECKEAASEKNSHTPSQSPGDPLKDTSDSSVSSYHTALCSEGAESFKDCTESLEDEGDALLTQPPDGDPDDESDLHCKNKTAPVSLPERSPAGVKGFWPSASEDTAGQLHGTLNDFDKATWELPDKNSKDAGDICAAASAAVAHSALNRSRASGGSLTATAERTLSPQAGRECATSNQVCRYRGYLSAKEKQQVQMSITGPAKNSSAPGYSSRMGLATRELQPGGGGSKYLDPPLRFNAPKPREMFLKARNTKGSRAPVISKASYPQYCAENSSAGSDSEEADNEVQKLTALSFRSLSCPHGGSLHMYSSSNRTSSSLSNSLSEDSNGMNRWSTRNELRKAEVVSQAKGSRQFPAGSQVPEKDPPSYSFGKDPLKCVDVALESADGKKGHSKKRTVPKRQIQLKQRDRNQMSFLRAGDCTAHQPFAAPRNNPCLKGRTISDEFRINYKQFMRTASLDDSYSKTRMASCLVKNVLAKKMQYEQRIRMEQKSMQGSLTSSVPSSVSTDLVGDFTEGKSSSLSKSDCSCSAEDLQSHSMSERSESMSQESTDAMRPTKGVVLNEQQRENVCKLKKTFNELNERLKSQEATQSKPLPILADDMNGDSGDSRKQVARERKEYWRARALFESKQAEVKGLGVTPTFSKAQKPWPSLKQRAISKNEHTSRKEEKVPFKPKSLVVPRDPARNIFTSTTQEMKLIPHSKPEQQQKMLNVSRQLTPEGGAEEKRPAAVQSTKHSALILPTSCRSRNDEKSRPPEASCTQKAKKTENKGKGRIHQPRDVRKLVKNTYSLCFKSSDSFNIDQETNSGDSVSLSTKESTATSPLFIHCTSVCRKDDVQTKTHSHGKNREQPLNLDVSAVSIPDQRASDLQHSATLNPITKPHVDGPASLTESKCTAVSESSMHITQIQSKKKVVAGNEEPQLKPENKQVHYERSELNVTPSSKATRKAPQMESQLNIKVNSSLSKHPHRIQADHFPAPTYSASNGRATKDSLTQANCNSLEKSEAVLFPSSASPKDTKNHTDINHNTARPGHKESEWPFQKHLSTEIISLTPRNSQDYSVSPKEENKVSEPTKEGYRHLQPIKSTVTSTQTSHTNTPANNQSANSSHQQKAQNKMFDAPRPLDSQVFVPATHMSPECANSNTPLRSKEYSEGTRLPGVPSAAPSPPAGKLQDQRENWDHLNRQQAGNEQYFTATHAENANYLTIPVKAQKPEAAPKPLVPSHPHHTLVSSNVSFQPGREAPMSTMSNESPQPKAPEGKTAMDHAVHDQPSHVQPHCRVNDSPNFLRRNNGVSPGSRSAPSPTRSFAPQPQAHRKMLVDPDSGKCYYMEPPRQPQLKMLYDPETGQYLEVLIPPVPLASHSRLYPTPFNPLVMNPGVYGPPYMPYPGFPGFPPPPVAVPSVHPDLPNQQPGQENTNVTEIFSPGPKGEAPPATQATDCNYMESLYYIPTGMNSSPSPNQPLFSPAASFSPSMPEKGPLFRM; from the coding sequence ATGATCCCTGCAGTGAAAAGAAATACTGTCCAGTTctctaggctggggcagcccCCTGAGCCTGATGGATTAAGTGGGGAGGGGACCTTCAGTGACTCTGAATGCAAAGAAGCTGCTTCAGAAAAGAACAGCCACACACCTAGCCAGTCCCCAGGAGACCCCCTAAAGGACACATCGGACTCCTCTGTCTCCTCTTACCACACTGCTCTGTGCTCAGAGGGGGCTGAGAGTTTTAAGGACTGCACGGAGTCTCTGGAAGACGAAGGGGACGCTCTGTTAACCCAGCCACCTGATGGTGACCCAGATGATGAAAGCGACCTGCATTGCAAGAACAAAACTGCACCGGTGAGCCTTCCTGAACGGAGCCCGGCTGGCGTGAAAGGGTTCTGGCCAAGCGCTTCTGAGGACACAGCGGGGCAACTACATGGGACGCTAAACGATTTTGACAAAGCCACATGGGAGCTGCCTGATAAGAACAGCAAAGATGCTGGTGATATTtgtgctgctgcctctgcagccGTAGCTCATTCAGCTTTAAATAGAAGCCGGGCTTCAGGGGGGAGTTTAACAGCCACAGCTGAGAGGACCTTGAGcccccaggcaggcagggagtgtgCCACAAGCAATCAAGTTTGCAGATACAGAGGCTACCTCAGTGCCAAGGAGAAGCAACAGGTTCAGATGTCAATCACAGGCCCTGCTAAGAATAGCTCTGCTCCAGGGTACAGCAGCAGGATGGGTCTAGCCACAAGAGAGCTGCAGCCTGGAGGCGGTGGGTCTAAATATTTGGATCCACCTTTACGATTCAATGCACCGAAACCCAGGGAGATGTTCCTCAAAGCGCGCAATACGAAGGGCAGCAGAGCTCCTGTGATTAGCAAGGCCTCCTACCCCCAGTATTGCGCTGAGAACTCCAGCGCTGGGAGCGACTCCGAAGAGGCTGATAATGAAGTTCAGAAGCTCACTGCTCTGTCGTTCCGGAGCCTCTCGTGCCCTCACGGTGGTTCCCTACATATGTACAGTTCTAGTAACAGGACATCATCTAGCTTGTCCAATTCCTTGTCAGAAGACAGTAATGGAATGAACAGGTGGTCAACACGTAATGAGCTGAGAAAAGCAGAGGTGGTCAGCCAGGCAAAGGGCAGCAGACAATTCCCTGCTGGCAGCCAAGTCCCAGAAAAAGATCCGCCCAGTTACTCATTCGGGAAGGACCCGCTCAAGTGTGTTGATGTGGCTTTGGAAAGTGCCGACGGCAAAAAGGGCCACTCCAAAAAGAGGACCGTGCCCAAGAGGCAGATCCAGCTAAAGCAGAGAGACAGGAATCAGATGAGTTtcctcagagcaggggactgCACTGCTCATCAGCCCTTTGCAGCACCCAGGAACAACCCCTGCTTGAAGGGCAGGACCATCAGCGATGAATTCAGGATAAACTACAAACAGTTTATGAGAACAGCGTCATTAGACGACTCGTACAGCAAAACCAGGATGGCCTCCTGCCTGGTGAAAAATGTGCTGGCCAAGAAAATGCAGTATGAGCAGAGGATCAGAATGGAGCAGAAATCGATGCAGGGCAGCTTGACTTCTTCTGTACCATCCTCCGTAAGTACGGACCTtgtgggggatttcacagaagggAAGTCAAGTTCTCTGTCCAAGTCCGACTGCAGCTGTTCAGCTGAAGATCTGCAGAGTCATTCAATGAGTGAAAGGTCTGAGTCAATGAGCCAAGAAAGTACAGATGCCATGCGGCCTACCAAAGGGGTAGTGCTGAACGAGCAGCAAAGGGAAAATGTCTGCAAGCTGAAAAAGACATTCAATGAGCTGAATGAAAGACTGAAGTCTCAAGAAGCCACCCAGTCCAAGCCACTCCCCATCTTGGCAGATGATATGAACGGGGATTCAGGTGACAGCAGGAAGCAGGTTgccagagagaggaaagaataCTGGAGAGCTCGTGCCCTGTTTGAATCCAAGCAGGCTGAGGTGAAAGGCTTGGGTGTCACCCCGACGTTTTCCAAAGCACAAAAGCCATGGCCCAGTTTGAAGCAGCGAGCTATCAGCAAGAACGAGCACACGTCACGGAAAGAGGAGAAGGTCCCTTTCAAGCCAAAAAGCTTGGTGGTGCCCAGGGATCCGGCCAGGAACATCTTCACGTCCACAACGCAGGAGATGAAACTGATCCCACATAGCAAACCCGAGCAGCAACAGAAGATGCTGAATGTCTCCAGGCAGCTGACTCCGGAGGGAGGTGCTGAGGAGAAgaggccagcagcagtgcagagcacCAAGCATTCTGCTCTCATTTTGCCCACTTCCTGCAGATCACGCAATGATGAGAAAAGCAGACCCCCTGAAGCATCATGCACTCAGAAAGCCAAGAAGACAGAGAATAAAGGGAAGGGGCGGATACATCAGCCCAGGGATGTCAGAAAGTTAGTTAAGAACACCTATAGCTTGTGCTTTAAATCTTCAGACAGCTTCAATATAGACCAAGAAACCAACAGTGGGGATAGTGTAAGCCTATCAACAAAGGAGTCCACTGCAACCTCCCCTCTGTTTATACACTGTACCTCGGTGTGTCGCAAAGATGATGTGCAAACAAAGACCCATTCACATGGAAAAAACCGGGAGCAGCCGCTGAACTTAGATGTGTCAGCGGTTTCCATACCAGATCAGAGAGCGAGTGACCTGCAACACAGTGCCACTTTAAACCCCATCACTAAGCCCCACGTGGATGGACCTGCCAGTCTTACTGAAAGCAAATGCACTGCAGTGAGTGAATCTTCAATGCACATCACTCAAATTCAGTCCAAGAAGAAGGTTGTAGCTGGGAATGAAGAACCCCAACTAAAGCCTGAAAATAAACAAGTGCATTATGAGAGGAGTGAGCTAAATGTAACACCATCTTCCAAAGCCACGAGGAAAGCACCTCAGATGGAATCCCAGCTTAATATCAAGGTCAACAGTTCTCTTTCCAAGCATCCACATAGAATACAAGCTGACCACTTCCCTGCTCCAACTTACTCAGCTTCGAATGGAAGGGCTACGAAAGACTCATTGACACAAGCTAATTGCAACTCACTAGAAAAAAGTGAAGCTGTTCTGTTTCCATCTTCAGCCTCTCCTAAGGACACCAAGAACCACACTGACATCAATCACAACACTGCCAGGCCAGGTCACAAGGAGTCTGAGTGGCCATTTCAGAAGCATTTATCCACTGAGATCATCTCATTGACACCTCGCAACAGTCAAGACTATTCTGTCAgtccaaaagaagaaaacaaggtctCCGAACCGACCAAGGAAGGCTACAGACATCTACAGCCCATAAAGTCAACAGTGACAAGTACCCAAACATCCCACACAAACACGCCAGCAAACAATCAGTCTGCTAACAGTTCGCATCAGCAGAAGGCCCAGAACAAAATGTTTGATGCCCCCAGGCCATTGGATAGCCAAGTGTTTGTGCCAGCAACCCACATGTCTCCAGAGTGTGCCAATTCCAATACCCCCTTGAGATCAAAGGAATACAGCGAAGGAACCAGACTACCAGGAGTTCCTTCTGCTGCACCATCGCCCCCAGCTGGAAAGCTCCAAGATCAGAGGGAGAATTGGGATCACTTGAACAGACAGCAGGCAGGAAACGAGCAATATTTCACAGCCACCCATGCTGAGAATGCCAACTATTTAACGATTCCTGTGAAAGCCCAGAAACCCGAAGCAGCTCCTAAGCCCTTGGTGCCCTCCCATCCACATCACACTTTGGTCAGTTCCAACGTGTCCTTCCAGCCAGGCAGGGAAGCACCCATGAGCACAATGAGCAATGAGTCTCCTCAGCCGAAAGCACCAGAGGGCAAGACAGCCATGGACCACGCCGTGCATGACCAGCCAAGCCATGTCCAGCCCCACTGCAGAGTCAACGACTCACCCAATTTCCTGAGGAGGAACAATGGCGTTTCACCGGGCAGCAGAAGTGCCCCTAGCCCCACCAGGTCTTttgctccccagccccaggctcacagGAAAATGCTCGTTGATCCAGACAGCGGGAAGTGCTACTACATGGAACCTCCCAGACAGCCGCAGCTGAAAATGCTCTATGACCCAGAGACAGGCCAGTACCTTGAAGTGTTGATACCACCAGTCCCCTTGGCATCACATAGTAGGCTTTACCCAACTCCTTTCAACCCACTGGTCATGAATCCAGGGGTTTATGGACCGCCCTACATGCCATATCCGGGATTCCCAgggtttcctcctcctcctgtggctGTGCCATCCGTCCACCCCGATCTGCCAAACCAACAGCCTGGTCAAGAAAATACAAATGTTACTGAAATCTTCAGCCCTGGTCCAAAAGGCGAAGCTCCACCAGCTACTCAAGCCACCGACTGCAACTACATGGAGAGTTTATATTATATTCCTACTGGGATGAATTCAAGTCCTAGCCCTAATCAGCCTTTGTTCTCCCCAGCTGCAAGTTTCAGTCCTTCCATGCCGGAGAAAGGGCCCTTGTTCCGGATGTGA